The Ascochyta rabiei chromosome 15, complete sequence genome window below encodes:
- a CDS encoding RBR-type E3 ubiquitin transferase produces MDDDSDERTEELDTLQSIYPELVLNAAHPYTAALDLLVAPTRPLPVTFTPEQDVQRLAYLPTLHVEILLPVEYPNYGPPHISITTTPPWLPDACAQKLADEATSIWDEYGGGMVLFAYITSLQERAEACFGVDELTLPASMREELLAYSKRMKRELFDKETFDCEVCLEPKKGSACYRMQRCNHVFCVACLQDYYNNCITEGAVSNVKCMSTECGKPTPGGKRRERLLSPKELLQIPLSREQVERYVNIKRKKKMESDPSIMFCPRTWCQGAMRSAKYPKIKDISTMDSSDSEAEDDNSHAQPQAPTGPEKRAVGVRGMDRLAVCEDCTLAFCVVCLSSWHGDFVRCEPRDANQLTEEDQASLNFIMKNTSPCAYCSVPCQKSFGCNHMTCAQCKTHFCYLCGAWLDPGRPYQHFNDPKNKACFQRLMDGAEGDIVNGDVQFGGRRGAEQLAEFWEQEAMRIQVQLDEEDTR; encoded by the exons ATGGACGACGACTCAGACGAGCGCACCGAGGAGCTCGACACATTGCAGTCCATCTATCCAGAGCTCGTGCTCAACGCTGCCCACCCCTACACCGCCGCGCTCGACCTGCTCGTCGCACCCACAAGGCCACTGCCCGTCACCTTCACGCCCGAACAAGACGTCCAGCGCCTGGCCTACCTCCCCACGCTGCACGTCGAGATTCTCCTGCCCGTAGAGTACCCAAACTACGGCCCGCCACACATCAGCATCACCACGACCCCGCCGTGGCTGCCAGACGCCTGCGCGCAGAAGCTGGCCGACGAGGCCACGTCGATCTGGGACGAGTACGGCGGCGGCATGGTATTATTTGCCTACATCACCTCGTTGCAGGAGCGGGCTGAGGCCTGCTTTGGCGTCGACGAGCTCACCCTGCCTGCCTCAATGCGGGAAGAGCTTCTGGCCTACAGCAAGCGAATGAAGCGAGAGCTGTTCGACAAGGAGACATTCGACTGCGAGGTCTGTCTCGAGCCGAAAAAGGGCTCGGCCTGTTATCGCATGCAGCGCTGCAACCACGTCTTCTGTGTCGCCTGCCTGCAAGACTACTACAACAACTGCATCACCGAGGGCGCTGTCAGCAACGTCAAGTGCATGTCCACGGAATGCGGCAAGCCGACCCCCGGCGGAAAGAGAAGGGAGCGACTGCTGTCGCCGAAAGAGCTGTTGCAAATACCCCTTTCTCGCGAGCAAGTCGAGCGCTACGTCAACATCAAACGGAAAAAGAAGATGGAGTCCGATCCCAGCATCATGTTCTGCCCCCGCACCTGGTGTCAAGGCGCAATGCGTTCCGCCAAGTACCCCAAGATCAAGGACATAAGCACAATGGATAGCTCTGACTCGGAAGCAGAAGACGACAATAGCCATGCACAACCACAGGCTCCAACCGGTCCAGAGAAGCGCGCTGTGGGCGTCAGAGGCATGGATCGCCTGGCTGTCTGCGAAGACTGCACCCTGGCCTTTTGCGTCGTCTGCCTCTCGTCATGGCATGGAGATTTTGTGCGTTGTGAACCACGCGACGCAAACCAACTCACCGAAGAAGACCAGGCTTCTCTCAATTTCATCATGAAGAACACTTCGCCTTGCGCTTACTGTTCGGTTCCCTGCCAAAAATCCTTTGGCT GCAACCACATGACGTGTGCGCAGTGCAAAACACATTTCTGTTATCTATGCGGTGCCTGGCTGGATCCAGGGCGACCCTACCAGCATTTCAACGATCCAAAGAACAAGGCCTGCTTCCAGCGGCTCATGGACGGCGCCGAGGGTGATATTGTAAATGGCGACGTGCAGTTTGGTGGGAGACGAGGAGCAGAGCAGCTCGCAGAGTTTTGGGAACAGGAGGCAATGAGAATACAGGTGCAGCTTGACGAAGAAGATACAAGGTAA
- a CDS encoding Dolichyldiphosphatase, giving the protein MPSARACSRTRRRSALHIIASSIMQCASIVHRHPVRVRVRVRVRVRVRVRVPVCSLETTILALTCCCHTLTATPTLTRTYTHNHPQTHPRIHTGAMENPPLASLSLTHVHYNPADRLSYLCAWLALVPQGLCVVYATLIWSNREIEIGLMFAGQMACEALNWVLKRHFKEERPREMHGKGYGMPSSHAQFVAFFSVTLTLFLLFRHVPHPTETHTPFSFAGRFVLSLLAMASAAAVAVSRIYLSYHTQKQVFVGCACGALFAILWFVFTTYLRRAGWIEWALSTWLARAFRVRDLVIQEDLVDSGWARWEERRKRQDFRVQGKKSR; this is encoded by the exons ATGCCAAGCGCGCGGGCGTGCAGCCGGACCCGCCGCCGGAGCGCATTACACATCATTGCGTCGAGCATCATGCAGTGTGCATCCATTGTGCATCGTCACCCTGTTCGAGTTCGAGTTCGAGTTCGTGTTCGAGTTCGTGTTCGTGTTCGTGTTCCTGTCTGTTCCTTGGAGACGACCATTCTCGCTCTCACGTGCTGCTGCCACACTCTCACAGCCACACCCACCCTCACTCGCACATACACCCACAATCATCCACAAACACACCCACGCATTCACACAGGCGCCATGGAGAACCCGCCGCTTGCGTCACTCTCCTTGACCCATGTGCACTAT AACCCCGCCGACCGCCTCTCCTACCTCTGTGCTTGGCTGGCTCTCGTGCCGCAGGGGCTGTGCGTCGTGTATGCAACCCTGATCTGGTCCAACCGTGAGATTGAAATCGGCCTCATGTTCGCCGGCCAGATGGCCTGCGAGGCCCTCAATTGGGTCCTGAAGCGTCACTTCAAAGAGGAGCGACCGCGAG AAATGCACGGCAAAGGCTATGGCATGCCTTCTTCCCACGCTCAGTTCGTGGCCTTCTTCTCCGTCACCTTGACCCTTTTCCTCTTGTTCCGCCACGTCCCCCACCCCACCGAAACCCACACCCCTTTCAGCTTCGCCGGCCGCTTTGTTCTGTCCCTACTGGCTATGGCCTCGGCTGCCGCAGTCGCTGTGAGCCGCATATACCTGAGCTACCACACACAGAAGCAGGTCTTCGTTGGCTGTGCTTGCGGCGCCCTGTTTGCCATCCTGTGGTTCGTCTTTACCACGTACCTGCGCAGAGCCGGTTGGATCGAGTGGGCGCTCAGCACCTGGCTGGCAAGGGCTTTCCGCGTCAGAGACCTGGTCATCCAGGAGGATCTCGTCGATTCAGGCTGGGCACGCTGGGAGGAAAGGCGCAAGCGACAGGACTTCCGTGTCCAGGGCAAGAAGAGCAGGTGA
- a CDS encoding RBR-type E3 ubiquitin transferase — MDDDSDERTEELDTLQSIYPELVLNAAHPYTAALDLLVAPTRPLPVTFTPEQDVQRLAYLPTLHVEILLPVEYPNYGPPHISITTTPPWLPDACAQKLADEATSIWDEYGGGMVLFAYITSLQERAEACFGVDELTLPASMREELLAYSKRMKRELFDKETFDCEVCLEPKKGSACYRMQRCNHVFCVACLQDYYNNCITEGAVSNVKCMSTECGKPTPGGKRRERLLSPKELLQIPLSREQVERYVNIKRKKKMESDPSIMFCPRTWCQGAMRSAKYPKIKDISTMDSSDSEAEDDNSHAQPQAPTGPEKRAVGVRGMDRLAVCEDCTLAFCVVCLSSWHGDFVRCEPRDANQLTEEDQASLNFIMKNTSPCAYCSVPCQKSFGCKSTSFSQASKPANVLPGNHMTCAQCKTHFCYLCGAWLDPGRPYQHFNDPKNKACFQRLMDGAEGDIVNGDVQFGGRRGAEQLAEFWEQEAMRIQVQLDEEDTR; from the coding sequence ATGGACGACGACTCAGACGAGCGCACCGAGGAGCTCGACACATTGCAGTCCATCTATCCAGAGCTCGTGCTCAACGCTGCCCACCCCTACACCGCCGCGCTCGACCTGCTCGTCGCACCCACAAGGCCACTGCCCGTCACCTTCACGCCCGAACAAGACGTCCAGCGCCTGGCCTACCTCCCCACGCTGCACGTCGAGATTCTCCTGCCCGTAGAGTACCCAAACTACGGCCCGCCACACATCAGCATCACCACGACCCCGCCGTGGCTGCCAGACGCCTGCGCGCAGAAGCTGGCCGACGAGGCCACGTCGATCTGGGACGAGTACGGCGGCGGCATGGTATTATTTGCCTACATCACCTCGTTGCAGGAGCGGGCTGAGGCCTGCTTTGGCGTCGACGAGCTCACCCTGCCTGCCTCAATGCGGGAAGAGCTTCTGGCCTACAGCAAGCGAATGAAGCGAGAGCTGTTCGACAAGGAGACATTCGACTGCGAGGTCTGTCTCGAGCCGAAAAAGGGCTCGGCCTGTTATCGCATGCAGCGCTGCAACCACGTCTTCTGTGTCGCCTGCCTGCAAGACTACTACAACAACTGCATCACCGAGGGCGCTGTCAGCAACGTCAAGTGCATGTCCACGGAATGCGGCAAGCCGACCCCCGGCGGAAAGAGAAGGGAGCGACTGCTGTCGCCGAAAGAGCTGTTGCAAATACCCCTTTCTCGCGAGCAAGTCGAGCGCTACGTCAACATCAAACGGAAAAAGAAGATGGAGTCCGATCCCAGCATCATGTTCTGCCCCCGCACCTGGTGTCAAGGCGCAATGCGTTCCGCCAAGTACCCCAAGATCAAGGACATAAGCACAATGGATAGCTCTGACTCGGAAGCAGAAGACGACAATAGCCATGCACAACCACAGGCTCCAACCGGTCCAGAGAAGCGCGCTGTGGGCGTCAGAGGCATGGATCGCCTGGCTGTCTGCGAAGACTGCACCCTGGCCTTTTGCGTCGTCTGCCTCTCGTCATGGCATGGAGATTTTGTGCGTTGTGAACCACGCGACGCAAACCAACTCACCGAAGAAGACCAGGCTTCTCTCAATTTCATCATGAAGAACACTTCGCCTTGCGCTTACTGTTCGGTTCCCTGCCAAAAATCCTTTGGCTGTAAGTCCACCTCCTTTTCGCAAGCATCCAAGCCAGCTAATGTTCTTCCAGGCAACCACATGACGTGTGCGCAGTGCAAAACACATTTCTGTTATCTATGCGGTGCCTGGCTGGATCCAGGGCGACCCTACCAGCATTTCAACGATCCAAAGAACAAGGCCTGCTTCCAGCGGCTCATGGACGGCGCCGAGGGTGATATTGTAAATGGCGACGTGCAGTTTGGTGGGAGACGAGGAGCAGAGCAGCTCGCAGAGTTTTGGGAACAGGAGGCAATGAGAATACAGGTGCAGCTTGACGAAGAAGATACAAGGTAA
- a CDS encoding Aldehyde dehydrogenase (NAD(+)) — protein MAEITGPRPPSTSTRAANAHRVHSSCDRCRSRKTKCIDPIPGPCRYCARTGAPCTIATPRRKRPYYHVTEEEYQLSMSILSRVFPGQELNLQSLRKISKGIKDGSLVLPTLNADSYFESHESPEDDDGYSSADTPGEWSVDGDNLHEPLGSMMKDSKGVLRYVGAQSDIPFNGAVVNFCKTVQKTDIIPAARVGHYPPREESEKDVFYLPPKETCFHYVRRYREEVHCMYWLYPEEKLLQRIEDTYTWYAPPSTQGAIKHDNSGTPTPPLRRGERPSSSWICSLYAMFAIGASPRDRIDHSPSPGLPSHLAPKTSEDYLALVKQLKPKVEESADIDSIRALVISAIALENALSRVTAYLYIGTAVQTAFTLGLHRDQLPISGTEEDREENRRIWWTLFTLDLEIGMRGGSPSLIDERYVKITTLMPHERVPPSFLGLHTPLKWLSTFVSLSRLKREVIREIYTERESKLISFSTVSNLLLLLRKWHRTMPVHLRLDSWDTAPTYYRRAIMVLHLHYWSTKILLTRPFLLNLVLKRAELASTSKIGYEKMAMVSVDAARKIVELCQRMVQDQTISSLTTLDSTTVLRCVTIFMCAFGYFQKADHKKDANDCLAIAKNMEQTGFASMIVMETPMHLQNLGMSYQPTPDFHHESYVPDEQTIAEMWNNYQMTSLQTQQTLDLDFDDSGALDANTNILAFEYLDEPTKVFHSPQPYSDYDLWRRRQ, from the exons ATGGCCGAAATTACTGGGCCTCGACCTCCGAGCACCTCCACACGCGCAGCGAACGCGCACCGCGTCCACAGTAGCTGCGATCGGTGTCGGAGCAGGAAGACCAAG TGTATCGACCCTA TTCCCGGACCATGTCGTTATTGCGCCCGCACGGGAGCTCCATGTACCATTGCTACCCCGCGGAGGAAGCGGCCGTACTACCATGTGACCGAAGAGGAGTATCAGCTCTCCATGAGCATCTTATCGCGAGTCTTCCCTGGCCAGGAGCTGAACCTTCAGTCATTGCGCAAAATATCCAAAGGCATCAAAGATGGCTCATTGGTGTTGCCTACCTTGAACGCAGACAGCTACTTTGAATCACACGAATCTCCAGAAGATGACGACGGCTACTCGAGTGCGGATACCCCAGGCGAGTGGTCGGTCGACGGGGATAATCTACACGAACCGTTGGGTAGTATGATGAAAGACTCAAAGGGCGTCTTACGCTACGTCGGCGCCCAGAGTGATATACCTTTCAATGGGGCCGTTGTCAACTTCTGTAAGACTGTTCAGAAAACTGATATCATTCCAGCAGCCAGAGTTGGGCATTACCCACCAAGAGAGGAGAGCGAAAAGGATGTGTTTTACCTTCCACCAAAAGAAACTTGCTTCCACTACGTTCGAAGATATCGTGAAGAGGTGCATTGCATGTATTGGCTCTATCCCGAAGAGAAGCTCCTGCAGCGGATCGAGGATACATATACATGGTATGCGCCGCCTTCCACACAGGGTGCAATCAAGCATGATAACAGCGGCACGCCTACTCCGCCCCTTAGAAGGGGTGAGCGTCCATCGAGTTCATGGATATGCTCCCTATATGCAATGTTTGCCATTGGAGCCTCACCCCGAGACCGCATCGACCACTCGCCTTCGCCAGGACTACCCTCACACTTAGCTCCCAAGACATCAGAAGACTACCTTGCCCTAGTCAAACAGCTCAAACCAAAAGTGGAGGAGAGTGCCGACATTGACAGCATAAGAGCACTGGTTATATCA GCTATCGCACTCGAGAACGCTTTAAGCAGGGTCACAGCATACCTTTACATTGGGACTGCTGTCCAAACAGCGTTTACGCTGGGACTACATCGAGACCAGCTACCCATATCAGGTACAGAAGAAGACCGCGAAGAAAATCGCCGCATATGGTGGACACTGTTTACCCTTGACTTGGAAATTGGGATGAGAGGGGGAAGTCCATCCTTGATTGATGAGAGATACGTCAAAATCACGACGTTGATGCCGCACGAGAGG GTTCCACCTTCGTTTCTAGGCTTACATACACCGCTCAAATGGTTATCAACCTTTGTGTCACTCAGCCGGCTGAAGCGCGAAGTCATCCGAGAGATTTACACCGAGCGAGAGTCCAAGTTGATATCATTTTCAACGGTCTCGAATTTGCTATTGCTGCTTCGAAAGTGGCATCGAACGATGCCTGTACACCTCAGGCTCGATTCTTGGGACACCGCCCCAACTTACTATAGGCGTGCGATAATGGTGCTTCACCTGCACTACTGGAGTACAAAGATACTCCTCACAAGGCCATTTCTACTGAACCTTGTCTTGAAGCGCGCAGAATTGGCCTCGACTAGTAAAATTGGATATGAGAAGATGGCCATGGTATCCGTTGACGCGGCGAGAAAGATCGTTGAACTGTGCCAGAGGATGGTTCAAGACCAGACGATATCCAGCTTGACGACATTGGACAGTACGACAGTGCTCCGCTGCGTCACTATCTTTATGTGCGCCTTTGGTTACTTTCAGAAGGCTGATCACAAAAAGGACGCCAACGATTGTTTGGCCATCGCCAAAAACATGGAGCAAACTGGATTCGCTAGCATGATTGTAATGGAGACGCCCATGCATCTCCAAAACCTTGGCATGAGCTACCAGCCCACACCCGATTTCCATCACGAGAGCTATGTACCGGACGAACAAACAATAGCCGAAATGTGGAACAATTACCAGATGACCTCACTTCAGACTCAACAAACGCTGGACCTGGACTTTGATGACTCTGGCGCGCTCGATGCCAACACTAATATTCTAGCGTTTGAATATTTGGATGAACCTACCAAAGTCTTCCATTCTCCGCAGCCCTACTCAGACTACGATTTGTGGCGGCGACGCCAATAG
- a CDS encoding Cellulose 1,4-beta-cellobiosidase (non-reducing end), with protein MLSTIFYTVALAAGLAQALPQATVVPNAATPVRAETTAAPQPRQAAINPFAGYNFYANPYYSSEVHNLAIPSLPASLRPAASAVAKVGSFVWLDTRAKVPTLDTYLADIKQKNAAGAKLMATFVVYNLPDRDCAALASNGELLIDQDGATKYKVEYIDKIAAIIQKYPDVKVNLAIEPDSLANMVTNMGVQKCSRAAPYYKDLTAYALRKLNFANVDMYLDGGHAGWLGWDANIGPAAKLFAEVYKAAGSPRAVRGIVTNVSNYNAFRIGTCPAITSPNANCDEERFIKAFAPLLQAQGFPARFIVDVGRSGKQPTGQQAWGDWCNVQGAGFGPRPTTNTGNSLVDAFVWVKPGGESDGTSDTSAVRYDAACGRASAFKPAPEAGQWFNTYFEMLLKNASPALA; from the exons ATGCTGTCTACCATTTTTTACACAGTTGCTCTTGCAGCCGGCCTCGCACAGGCTCTGCCCCAAGCCACCGTCGTACCCAATGCAGCTACCCCTGTTCGAGCTGAGACGACCGCTGCACCCCAGCCCCGTCAGGCTGCTATCAACCCCTTCGCAGGCTACAACTTCTACGCCAATCCGTACTACTCGTCCGAGGTGCACAACTTGGCCATACCCTCGCTCCCAGCGTCGCTTCGCCCAGCTGCTTCAGCCGTCGCCAAAGTTGGATCGTTTGTATGGCTGGACACTCGTGCAAAGGTGCCTACTCTAGACACTTACCTGGCCGACATCAAGCAGAAGAACGCTGCTGGCGCGAAGCTGATGGCTACTTTTGTTGTGTACAACCTTCCCGATCGCGATTGTGCTGCTCTTGCATCGAATGGGGAACTCCTCATCGACCAAGATGGAGCCACCAAGTACAAGGTTGAGTACATTGATAAAATAGCAGCGATTATCCAAAAGTATCCTGATGTCAAGGTCAATTTGGCCATTG AGCCGGACTCGCTCGCGAACATGGTCACTAACATGGGTGTTCAGAAGTGCTCTCGTGCTGCACCTTACTACAAGGACCTGACCGCCTATGCTCTTCGCAAGCTCAACTTTGCCAATGTCGACATGTACCTGGATGGTGGCCACGCTGGATGGCTTGGCTGGGATGCCAACATTGGTCCTGCAGCCAAGCTGTTCGCAGAGGTGTACAAGGCTGCTGGATCCCCTCGTGCTGTTCGCGGTATCGTTACCAATGTCTCGAACTACAATGCTTTCAGGATTGGCACCTGCCCAGCAATCACAAGTCCAAACGCCAACTGCGATGAAGAGCGCTTCATCAAGGCATTTGCCCCGCTCCTGCAAGCTCAAGGTTTCCCAGCGCGCTTCATCGTTGATGTTGGACGGTCTGGCAAGCAGCCTACTGGCCAGCAAGCGTGGGGTGACTGGTGCAATGTCCAAGGTGCTGGGTTTGGTCCCCGCCCAACAACCAACACGGGCAACTCGCTTGTGGACGCATTCGTTTGGGTCAAGCCTGGTGGTGAG TCTGATGGGACCTCGGACACTTCTGCCGTTCGCTACGACGCTGCCTGTGGTCGTGCATCTGCTTTCAAGCCAGCGCCTGAGGCCGGTCAGTGGTTCAACACGTACTTTGAGATGCTCCTCAAGAATGCCAGTCCTGCTCTAGCTTGA